A stretch of Leptospira terpstrae serovar Hualin str. LT 11-33 = ATCC 700639 DNA encodes these proteins:
- a CDS encoding glycerate kinase type-2 family protein, whose product MNSLREDIETLFWEGVRMASPDYLSLEFWNQHSDLRNALNNPDKKNYVFALGKAAYSMAVSFQKFISVDQGFILTKYKHLPEKILTQGEMGVWKCREASHPILDQNSELYSHEVLQDLLGLDENYRLIVLLSGGGSSLFEIPEEGFTLNDLIHLNQNLLKQGLPIQEINAERKKYSAVKAGKLLKLLNPNLKTYTFAISDVLGDDPNMIASAPTYPGSQYYIMGNLSASLAGMLKKANSLGYEATILSDSWDQSTETTAKLMFDELLKAKKNENKQAILLGGELVCFVHGDGLGGRNQETALRMVIQSQSLEKDRQWLFLSSGTDGTDGPTDAAGGIVGPETWEKMRAKGWDAEKELKNSNSYPILKDTNSLLFTGATGTNVNDLLVLLLAKRNS is encoded by the coding sequence TTGAATTCACTAAGGGAAGATATTGAAACTCTGTTTTGGGAAGGGGTCCGTATGGCAAGTCCTGACTACCTTTCTTTGGAGTTTTGGAACCAACATTCTGACCTTCGTAACGCACTAAACAATCCTGATAAAAAGAATTATGTTTTTGCCTTGGGGAAAGCAGCTTACTCCATGGCAGTATCTTTTCAGAAATTCATTTCCGTGGACCAAGGCTTTATTCTCACAAAATACAAACACCTTCCTGAAAAGATTCTGACCCAAGGTGAAATGGGAGTTTGGAAATGTAGAGAGGCTTCTCATCCTATTCTAGACCAAAATTCCGAGTTGTATTCACACGAAGTTTTGCAAGATCTATTGGGATTGGATGAAAACTACCGATTGATTGTTTTATTATCGGGAGGTGGATCCAGTTTATTCGAAATTCCAGAAGAAGGATTTACTTTGAATGATCTGATCCACCTAAATCAAAATTTACTCAAACAAGGTCTTCCTATTCAGGAAATCAATGCGGAGAGAAAAAAATACTCTGCAGTGAAAGCGGGAAAGTTACTAAAACTACTAAATCCTAATTTAAAAACATATACTTTTGCCATATCAGATGTATTAGGTGATGATCCAAACATGATTGCTTCCGCACCAACGTATCCTGGTAGTCAATACTATATCATGGGAAATTTATCTGCATCCCTTGCCGGTATGTTAAAAAAGGCAAATTCTTTAGGTTATGAGGCAACGATTCTTTCTGATTCTTGGGACCAGTCTACAGAAACTACCGCAAAACTAATGTTTGATGAATTGTTGAAAGCAAAAAAAAATGAAAATAAACAAGCAATACTATTAGGTGGAGAATTGGTTTGTTTTGTCCATGGGGATGGACTCGGAGGACGTAATCAAGAGACCGCACTGCGTATGGTCATCCAAAGTCAATCTTTAGAAAAGGATAGGCAATGGCTTTTTTTATCTAGCGGAACGGATGGGACAGACGGGCCCACTGATGCCGCAGGTGGGATTGTTGGCCCAGAAACTTGGGAAAAAATGAGGGCCAAAGGTTGGGATGCAGAGAAAGAACTTAAGAATTCTAATTCTTATCCCATCTTAAAAGATACAAATTCCCTTCTTTTTACAGGGGCTACTGGAACCAATGTAAATGATCTTTTGGTTCTTTTGTTAGCGAAAAGGAATTCCTAA